In a genomic window of Hyphomonas sp.:
- a CDS encoding methyltransferase codes for MFDPAVYETLMLALDEGHVPLPDEGAILFLRAELSPFLARLPKDRMICQNSFKPDHDALKAAGFTLLSPEDETLPAAPLTLILPPRQKDETRALLARALRDAPEGGTLLACLPNTLGSKTIEKLLREIAGETEALSKNKCRAFWAVKDSARINTDLMDEWIARDAAREMERGVWSRPGLFSWNRIDAGSELLADSIPEHIKGRGADFGAGQGFLSREILENCPHVEHMTLLEAEHRALPCIAGTLSGFGNWDARWADATRDGGTALYDFVVMNPPFHVGRADAASLGQEFIRAAAKALKTGGQLWLVANRHLPYEQVLAECFKGHEMLEDAGGYKIIRAEKPKRKR; via the coding sequence ATGTTTGATCCTGCCGTCTACGAAACCCTGATGCTGGCCCTTGATGAGGGACACGTTCCCCTGCCTGACGAGGGCGCGATCCTGTTCCTGCGCGCGGAATTGAGCCCCTTCCTTGCCCGCCTGCCGAAAGATCGCATGATCTGCCAGAACAGTTTCAAGCCGGACCATGACGCGCTGAAAGCTGCCGGGTTCACCCTGCTGTCGCCGGAGGATGAAACCCTCCCGGCTGCGCCCCTGACCCTGATCCTGCCACCGCGGCAGAAGGATGAGACCCGCGCCCTGTTGGCCCGCGCCCTGCGCGATGCACCGGAAGGCGGCACACTCCTGGCCTGCCTGCCCAATACGCTTGGCTCGAAAACCATCGAGAAATTGCTGCGCGAAATCGCCGGCGAGACCGAAGCATTGTCCAAGAACAAATGCCGCGCCTTCTGGGCCGTGAAGGACAGCGCCCGGATCAACACGGACCTGATGGATGAATGGATTGCGCGCGATGCCGCCCGGGAAATGGAGCGCGGCGTCTGGAGCCGCCCTGGCCTGTTCTCCTGGAACCGGATCGATGCCGGCTCGGAATTGCTGGCCGACAGCATACCGGAACATATCAAGGGGCGCGGCGCGGATTTCGGCGCCGGACAGGGATTCCTGTCCCGCGAGATCCTGGAAAACTGCCCGCATGTCGAGCACATGACCCTGCTGGAAGCCGAACATCGCGCCCTGCCCTGTATCGCCGGCACCCTGTCCGGGTTCGGAAACTGGGACGCCAGATGGGCCGATGCCACACGGGATGGCGGGACCGCACTGTATGATTTCGTGGTGATGAATCCGCCCTTCCATGTCGGCCGCGCCGATGCGGCATCGCTCGGGCAGGAGTTCATTCGCGCCGCGGCAAAGGCCTTGAAGACCGGCGGTCAGCTCTGGCTCGTCGCCAATCGCCATTTGCCATACGAGCAGGTCCTGGCCGAATGCTTCAAGGGCCACGAAATGCTGGAAGACGCCGGCGGGTACAAGATCATCCGGGCGGAGAAACCGAAGCGTAAACGATGA